A window of the Cannabis sativa cultivar Pink pepper isolate KNU-18-1 chromosome X, ASM2916894v1, whole genome shotgun sequence genome harbors these coding sequences:
- the LOC115712393 gene encoding uncharacterized protein LOC115712393, which translates to MENTSDHEKESLIGEIQEEEPPIFDSNPNRNNNPSPKSVRTKVPEVEVHLYRTGKGPIDVFKSSLGGWDQDQLEVRNILDKYGFKSLFAFSTQTGRGVPIRFHARNGRSLLPYKDGSVIYVDGEPKDSLLKPVTKILLGVALITLLITFVLKETPQWMKKFNVTGVNFPPWILACVVIVFTRMRKRTKDLLNKHGW; encoded by the exons ATGGAGAATACGAGTGATCATGAAAAAGAGAGCTTAATTGGGGAAATCCAAGAAGAAGAACCACCAATCTTTGATTCGAATCCCAATCGGAATAATAATCCCAGTCCCAAATCGGTGAGAACTAAAGTTCCGGAGGTTGAGGTCCATCTATACCGTACCGGAAAAGGTCCGATCGATGTCTTCAAGTCGAGTCTTGGTGGTTGGGACCAGGATCAATTGGAGGTTAGGAATATTCTCGATAAATATGGCTTCAAATCTCTCTTCGCTTTCAGTACCCAAACTGGTCGTGGAGTTCCGATTAGGTTTCATGCTAGGAATGGAAGGTCTTTGCTCCCTTATAAAGATGGATCTGTAATTTACGTTGATGGCGAGCCCAAG GATTCATTATTGAAACCAGTGACTAAGATCTTGCTTGGGGTAGCATTAATAACCCTTTTGATAACATTCGTTTTAAAAGAAACCCCGCAATGGATGAAGAAGTTTAATGTTACGGGTGTAAATTTCCCGCCATGGATTCTTGCTTGTGTGGTTATAGTTTTCACACGCATGAGGAAGAGAACCAAGGATTTGCTAAACAAGCATGGCTGGTGA
- the LOC133032790 gene encoding uncharacterized protein LOC133032790 codes for MSSENQAETQMEGEDQTPRTARSPSASIGNGNQELQFINSKNPLEDPTNPYYIHHRDNPVSKEISSSILYDESAANIWTDLKVRFHQRNGPHIYNLRKNLMNLKQETLTIGMYFTKLKTVWEELANYRPSCTCNGCTCGGVKKLQDHHHMEYIMSFLMGLSDKFSQVRGSILLMDPLPEINRVFHLVTQEENQKGNVAAENNPNTSHAFAFQGDKNNKSDHQKSQAPKKGRPFCTHCNIHGHTIERCYKIHGYPPGYNKNKSKDAVANQIQSNEETSVKNKDSHTLLPQLSAIQYQQLLNFPC; via the exons ATGTCGAGCGAAAACCAAGCTGAAACTCAAATGGAGGGTGAAGATCAAACACCTAGAACTGCAAGAAGTCCTTCAGCTTCAATTGGAAATGGGAATCAAGAATTACAGTTCATCAACTCAAAGAATCCCCTTGAAGATCCAACGAACCCATACTATATTCATCACAGAGATAATCCAG TGTCCAAAGAGATCTCTTCTAGCATCCTATACGATGAATCGGCTGCCAACATCTGGACTGATCTCAAAGTGCGTTTCCATCAAAGAAATGGGCCACATATCTACAACCTAAGGAAGAATCTAATGAATCTTAAACAAGAAACTCTCACCATTGGTATGTACTTTACCAAGTTAAAAACTGTTTGGGAAGAATTAGCAAATTACAGACCAAGCTGTACCTGCAATGGTTGTACCTGTGGAGGAGTTAAGAAACTCCAAGATCATCACCACATGGAGTATATTATGTCCTTCTTAATGGGACTGTCTGATAAATTCTCTCAGGTTCGTGGAAGTATACTCTTGATGGATCCTCTACCAGAAATCAATCGGGTTTTCCACCTGGTTACTCAAGAAGAAAATCAAAAAGGAAATGTTGCAGCAGAAAATAACCCGAACACCAGCCATGCCTTTGCTTTCCAAGGTGACAAGAACAATAAATCAGATCATCAAAAGTCTCAAGCACCGAAGAAAGGGAGGCCCTTCTGTACTCATTGTAACATCCACGGTCATACTATAGAGAGATGTTACAAGATTCATGGATATCCTCCAGggtacaataaaaataaatcaaaagatGCAGTGGCAAACCAGATCCAATCTAATGAAGAAACCAGTGTCAAGAATAAGGATTCCCACACTCTTTTGCCTCAACTAAGTGCCATCCAATATCAGCAACTCCTCAATTTTCCTTGCTAA
- the LOC115712402 gene encoding splicing factor-like protein 1, with the protein MGFLDENLPAQPPLPETLDQSIEKTNTDSVADADNTATADADAAPTEPAPAAVKPLPPTLLLENGLAHSGTGTGNGTDRDCSGGEEETTSKRKRRSRWDPQPEIDNQTAAAAGSGAGGDSGSGPRKRKSRWADDDPKPVIQLPDFMGGIEFDPEIQALNSRLLEISRMLSSGLPLDDRPEGARSPSPEPIYDNMGIRINTREYRARERLNKERQEIIAQIIKRNPAFKPPADYRPPKLQKKLYIPMKEYPGYNFIGLIIGPRGNTQKRMEKETGAKIVIRGKGSVKEGRLQQKRDLKPDPSENEDLHVLVEADTQDALDAAAGMVEKLLQPVDEVLNEHKRQQLRELAALNGTIRDEEYCRLCGEPGHRQYACPSRTSTFKSDVLCKICGDGGHPTIDCPVKGTTGKKMDDEYQNFLAELGGTVPESAIKQTATLAIGPGSTGSNPPWANNNSSAVSGAITVSSHPGLGSSPVMKPKEYDDTNLYIGYLPPTLDDDSLIRLFSPFGDIVMAKVIKDRITGLSKGYGFVKYSDVQMANTAITSMNGYRLEGRTIAVRVAGKPPQPTVPPGPPASAPSAFPVSSQPMGAYPSQQFAPGGPLGNAPPPSYSGTPVPWGPPVPSPYAGYPPPPPGSNMYPPMHGQPMAPYGVQYPPSMQAGPPGAPPQPPTTSEAQQSYPPGVQSENGASQSLPSNMYGNSVATMPPNGQPAYPPPASYGYSSYYTSTPPPPPAPLPGSNTDQSQSIGNVPWATNSSVPPPPPPAEKTAFGADAEYEKFMAEMK; encoded by the coding sequence ATGGGTTTCTTGGACGAAAATCTTCCTGCTCAACCTCCCTTACCTGAAACCCTAGACCAATCCATTGAAAAGACCAATACCGATTCCGTCGCCGATGCGGATAATACCGCTACTGCCGATGCTGATGCTGCTCCTACTGAGCCTGCTCCGGCCGCCGTAAAGCCTTTACCGCCGACTCTGCTTTTAGAGAATGGCCTCGCGCACAGTGGTACAGGTACTGGTAATGGTACTGATAGGGATTGCTCTGGTGGTGAGGAAGAAACGACGAGTAAGCGAAAACGTCGGAGTAGATGGGACCCGCAGCCTGAGATTGATAACCAGACGGCTGCTGCTGCCGGTTCCGGTGCCGGTGGTGATTCAGGTAGCGGACCGCGAAAGAGGAAGTCTCGTTGGGCTGATGATGATCCGAAGCCGGTGATTCAGTTGCCTGATTTTATGGGAGGTATTGAATTTGATCCTGAAATTCAAGCTTTGAATAGTAGACTTCTTGAGATTAGTAGAATGTTGTCTTCTGGTTTGCCTTTAGATGATCGTCCTGAAGGGGCTAGGTCTCCTTCACCTGAACCTATATATGATAATATGGGAATTAGGATTAATACTAGAGAGTATCGTGCTCGTGAGAGATTGAATAAGGAGAGACAGGAAATTATAGCTCAGATTATTAAGCGAAACCCGGCTTTTAAACCACCGGCAGATTATAGGCCACCCAAGCTTCAGAAGAAGCTTTATATTCCCATGAAAGAATACCCGGGTTATAATTTTATTGGGCTCATTATTGGCCCTAGGGGTAATACCCAGAAGAGAATGGAGAAAGAAACCGGTGCGAAAATAGTAATTCGCGGTAAAGGTTCGGTGAAAGAGGGTAGGTTGCAGCAGAAGAGAGATTTAAAACCTGATCCGTCTGAGAATGAGGATTTGCATGTTTTGGTGGAGGCAGACACACAAGATGCGCTTGATGCTGCGGCGGGGATGGTTGAGAAGCTCTTGCAGCCTGTAGATGAGGTTTTGAATGAGCATAAGAGGCAGCAGCTTAGGGAACTTGCAGCCTTGAATGGAACAATAAGGGATGAAGAGTATTGTAGATTGTGTGGTGAGCCAGGTCATCGCCAATATGCTTGTCCTTCGCGCACTTCAACTTTTAAGAGTGATGTTCTTTGTAAAATTTGTGGTGATGGTGGTCATCCGACTATTGATTGTCCGGTGAAGGGTACAACCGGGAAGAAGATGGATGATGAGTACCAGAACTTCTTGGCAGAGTTAGGTGGGACGGTTCCCGAGTCTGCCATCAAGCAAACTGCTACCTTAGCAATTGGACCTGGTAGTACAGGAAGTAATCCTCCGTGGGCTAACAATAATAGCAGTGCTGTTAGTGGTGCTATTACTGTTTCTTCGCATCCAGGTTTGGGGTCATCACCTGTGATGAAGCCTAAGGAATATGATgatactaatttgtatattggATACTTGCCACCTACTCTTGATGATGATTCTTTAATCCGGTTGTTTTCACCTTTTGGTGATATTGTTATGGCAAAGGTTATAAAGGACCGAATTACCGGATTGAGCAAGGGTTATGGCTTTGTGAAATACTCTGATGTACAAATGGCCAATACCGCGATTACTAGCATGAATGGTTATCGTCTAGAGGGCCGAACTATTGCTGTTAGAGTTGCTGGTAAGCCTCCACAGCCTACTGTGCCTCCTGGACCACCGGCATCAGCACCATCTGCATTTCCTGTTTCTAGTCAGCCTATGGGTGCTTATCCATCCCAGCAATTTGCACCAGGTGGTCCCCTGGGAAATGCACCACCTCCTAGCTATTCTGGTACTCCAGTTCCATGGGGACCCCCTGTTCCATCTCCATATGCTGGTTACCCGCCACCTCCTCCTGGTTCAAATATGTATCCTCCTATGCATGGTCAACCTATGGCCCCTTATGGTGTTCAGTATCCTCCATCAATGCAGGCAGGCCCCCCTGGTGCCCCGCCACAGCCGCCTACTACAAGTGAAGCTCAACAGAGTTACCCTCCAGGTGTGCAATCCGAAAATGGTGCTTCTCAATCTTTACCAAGCAATATGTATGGGAACTCTGTAGCAACAATGCCACCCAATGGTCAACCTGCATACCCCCCTCCAGCTTCTTATGGTTATTCATCTTATTACACCAGCACTCCTCCCCCTCCTCCCGCACCCTTACCCGGTTCTAATACAGACCAATCTCAGAGCATTGGAAATGTTCCTTGGGCCACAAATTCCTCTGTTCCACCTCCTCCTCCTCCAGCAGAGAAGACAGCTTTCGGTGCAGATGCGGAGTATGAGAAGTTTATGGCAGAGATGAAATGA